Genomic DNA from Corallococcus macrosporus:
CAACAACGAGGACTTCGAGGCGCTGCACGACTTGCCCCAGGGCGGGGAGCTGGCGCCGGACGTCCACTACCTGGGCCGCGCGGGCCTGCGCACCCTGGGCCCCCTGCGCGTGGCGTACCTGTCCGGCATCCACGCTCCGCGCTTCATCGACCAGCCGCTGAAGCGGCCCACGTCGCTGGATACCGCGAAGCAGGCGGGCTACTTCCGCACACCGGAGGTGGAGCAGGTGGCCTCGGCGCGCGACGTGGACCTGCTGCTGGTGCACGAGTGGCCCCGGGGCATCGTGCAGAAGGCCCGCGACGAGCGCCTGGCCCCCGCGCGCCCCCTGCCGTCACCGTGGATTGGCAACCCGGTGACGCGCAAGCTGGTGGACACGGTGCACCCGAAGTGGGTGCTCTGCGGCCACTCGCACAAGCCCTTCGCGGTGGCGCTGGAGACGCACGGGCGCACGACGTCGCGCGTGGCGTGCCTGGACCAGGCGGCCCGGCCGGACACCGCCGTCTTCTGGCTGGAGTTCGAGGGCCGCGAGGCCCAGCGCGCTGGCTGGGGCGTGTCCGGCGTCGCCACCTGGCAGGCCGGGCAGCGCTGGGGGATGCACACGCTGCCGCCCACGGAGCCGGACGGGCCGGGCAGCGTCCCCGCGGACAACGGCGCTACAGCTTGATGATGTCCACGCCCTTGCGCGGCAGCTCCACGCGGAACTCCGTGTAGGGCCCGGTGCCGGACAGCACCTCCACGCCGCCCTGATGCGCGTGGATGATCTGCTGGACGATGTAGAGCCCCAGCCCCAGGCCCTCGCCCCGGCCCCGGCGCTGGTTGCCGCCCCGGAACGGGTCGAAGAGGAAGGGCAGCTGGTGGGGCGGGATGACGCCCACGTTGGTGATGGTGAAGCGCAGGGCGTCGTCGCGCGTGCCGTCCACGCGGATGCGCACGGGCTCCGCGGCGTCGCCGTGCTGGAGCGCGTTGCCGATGAGGTTGGAGGCCACCTGCGCCAGCCGGTCCGCGTCCCAGTCCCCCACGAGGTCGCCGTCCTGCTGGACCTCGATGCGGTGGCGGGGCCACGCCGTCTGGTGCTCCTGCACCATGCGCTGCACCAGTTGCCCGAAGTCCGTCTCCCCCCGGCGCAGCGGGATGCCGCCCGCCAGCCGCGCGCGCGCCAGGTCCAGCACGTCTTCAATCATCCGGCCCATGCGCTTGCCCGCGGTCATCATCCGCGTGGCCGTCTTCTTCACGGCCTCGTCGTCCGAGCGGCGCTGGAGCAGGTCCGCCGCGGTGAGGATGGCGGAGAGGGGGTTGCGCAGGTCGTGGCCCAGCACGGCGGTGAACATCTCGTTGAGGCGCAGCGTCTCCGCGAGCGTGTCCAACTGCTGCGCCAGTTGCTGCTTCTGGCGGTGCACCTGGAAGAAGACCTCCGCCTTGCTGCGCAGCGCGCGCGCCTCCAGCGGCTTGTAGAGGAAGTCCACCGCGCCCGCCTCGTAGCCCTTGAAGCTGCGGCCGGGGTCGCCCGTGCCCGCGGTGACGAAGATGATGGGCACGTCGCGCGTGCGCTCGGAGCCGCGCATCAGCTCCGCCAGCTCGAAGCCGTCCATCTCCGGCATCTGCACGTCCACGAGCGCGAGCGCGAACTCGTGTTGCAACAGCAGCTCCAGTGCCTCCGCGCCGGAGCGGGCGCAGTGCACCTCCACGTCGTCACGCCGCAGCACGGCGGAGAGCGCCAGGAGGTTCTCCTCCAGGTCATCGACGAGCAGGCACTTCACCCGGGAGGCCACGGCCAGGGGCTCCTTGCTGAGGACGGACAACTCAGATAGCACCGCCATCTCCCCATGCCCGGAAGACGGCGGGCATCTGTTCAAGAGGAAGCACGAAATCCACCGGCCCGGCCGCGAGCGCCGCCGCGGGCATGGTGGCCACACGCGCGGTGTCAGGCTTTTGCACCAGCGTGACGCCGCCCGCGCGGTGCACGGCCTGGAGGCCCAGGGCTCCGTCCGTGTTGGCGCCCGTCAGCAGGACGCCGCCCAGGCGCGCGCCGTAGACGTCCGCCGCGGACTCGAAGAGCACGTCGATGGCGGGGCGGGAGAAGTGCACCGGGGCGTCCTGGGACAGCGCGAGCGTGGGGCCGTGCGCGTCCCGGTCCACGAGCAGGTGGTAGTCCGGCGGCGCGAAGTAGACGGTCCCCGGCTCGATGGGCTGCTTGTCGCCGGCCTCGTGCACCGGCAGCGCGCAGTGGGGGGTGAACACGTTCACCAGCAGGCTGGGGTGGCCGCGGGGGATGTGGATGACGATGAGCAGCGCGGGCCGGAAGTCGCGGGGCAGCGTGGGCAGCAGCCGTGACAGCGCCTCCACCCCGCCGGCGGACGCACCCAGCACGATGGCGTCGACGCGCGTCGCGGGCGGCGGGGCGGAAGGATGGCGCGGACGGGACATGGGGCCTCTAGCGTTTCTGGTAGAGCCGGTCCTCGGGGACGACGGGGGTGAACGTGGCCTCGTGCGAGGAGAAGCGCAGCGACTCGCGCGCCCCCAGCCCCAGGAACCCCTTGTGACAGAGCGACTCCGCGAAAAGTCCCAGCGCGCGCTCCTGCAGCTCGCGGTTGAAGTAGATGAGCACGTTGCGGCACGACAGGAGCTGCACCTCCGCGAACACGCTGTCGGTGGCCAGGCTGTGGTCGGAGAAGACGATGTGCCCCTTGAGTGAACGGTCGAACACCGCGCCGCCGTACGCGGCCGTGTAGTAGTCCGACAGCGACGTGCGCGCGCCGGACAGCCGGTGGTTCTGGGTGAAGGCCGCGATGCGCTCCACCGCGTACACGCCGGCCTCCGCGCGCTGCAGCGCACTGGGGTTGATGTCCGTGGCGTAGATGAGCGTGCGCTCCAGCAGCCCCTCCTCGCGCAGCAGGATGGCGAGCGACCACGCCTCCTCGCCCGTGCTGCACCCGGCGATCCACACCTTGAGGGACGGGTAGGTGCGCAGCACCGGGACCACGTGCTCGCGCAGGGCGCGGTAGTAGGACGGGTCGCGGAACAGCTCGCTCACCTGCACGGTGAGGTAGTCCAGCAGCGCGGGGAACAGCGCGGGCTCATGCAGCACGCGGTCCTGGAGCTGGGACAGGGTGGCGCAGTCGAAGTGGTCCGCGGCCTGCGCCAGCCGGCGCTTGAGCGACGACGCGGCGTAGCCCCGGAAGTCGTAGTGGTACTTCAAGTACAGCGCCTCGAGCAGCAGCCGCAGCTCGATGTCGAAGTCCTTCGACGCCACGTCGAGCATTCGCGGCCTCATCCCTTGGGCATCCATACGCGCAAGAGCGACAGCAGCTTCTCCACGTCCAGCGGCTTGGCGATGTAGTCGTTGGCGCCCGCCTGGAGGCACTTCTCCTGGTCGTCGCGCATGGCCTTCGCGGTGAGCGCGATGATTGGCAGCTTGCGCCACGCGTCCTGCTTGCGGATTTCCCGCGTGGCGGTGATGCCGTCCATCTCCGGCATCATCACGTCCATGAGCACCAGGTCCACCGCGAGCTGGGGCTGGGCCAGGCTCTTCGTCAAGAGGGCCAGGGCCTCCTTGCCGTTGCGGGCAATTTCCACCTTCGCGCCCCGGGGCTCCAGCACGCTGGAGAGGGCGAAGATGTTCCGCACGTCGTCCTCCACCACGAGGATGCGGCGGCCCTCCAGCGTGGACTCGCGGTCGCGCGCGGCCTGGAGCATGCGTTGGTGCTCCGGCGGCAGGTGCGACTCCACCTGGTGCAGGAACAGCGTCACCTCGTCCAGCAGCCGCTCCGGGGAGCGCACGCCCTTGATGATGATGGAGCGTGAGAAGCGGCGCAGGCGCTGCTCCTCGTCGCGGCTGAGCGTGTGCCCGGTGTAGACGATGACGGGCGGGAAGGAGACGGCTTCCTCCGCGGCCATGCGCTCCAGGAAGTCATGGCCGCTCAGGTCCGGCAGCTGCAGGTCCATCACGATGCAGTCGAAGGTTTGCTCGCGCAGCCGCTGGAGCGCGGCGTGCGCGGTGGAGAGTGCCTCCACCTGCACGCCCTCCGTCTCCAGCAGCTTCTGGAGGCTCTCGCGCTGGCGGGGGTCGTCCTCCAGCACCAGCACCCGGCGCGGGCCCGGTGTGGACTTCGTCTCCAGCGTGCGGAAGACGTCCAGCAACTGCTCGCGCTGCACGGGCTTGAGCGCGAAGCCCACCGCGCCCAGCTCCAGCGCCTCGCGCGTCCGGTCGGAGGCGGACAGCACGTGCACCGGGATGTGGCGCGTGCGCGGGTCGCGCTTGAGCTGATCCAACACGGTGAAGCCGGAGTGGTCCGGCAGGTTCATGTCCAGGATGATGGCGTGCGGCGTGTGGCGGAGCGCGGCGGCCAGGCCATCCGTGGCGGTGGAGGCCATGACGCACAGGAAGCCCAGCTCCCGGGCCTGGTCGCGCAGGACGAGCGCGAACCGGGCGTCGTCCTCCACCACCAGCAGCACGCGCGAACTGGGGGTGATCCGCTCGCGGTCGTCCTCCAGGGCCGGCGGCGAGGCCAGGGGCTCGGGCCGGGTCTCGGCGCGCGGGGCCACGGGCCGGACGGCGGCGGGGGCCGGGGGCGCTTCACGGACCACGGGCAGCGGGGTGCCCGGACGCAGGGGGAGGGTGACGGTGAAGGTGCTGCCTTCGCCGGGTGCGCTGCTCACGGTGACGTCGCCACCCAAAAGCCGCGCCAGGTCGCGGGAGATGGACAGGCCCAGGCCGGTGCCACCGTACTTGCGGTGGGTGCTGCCGTCAGCCTGACGGAAGGCCTCGAAGATGAGGCCCTGGAGCTCGCGCGGGATGCCGATGCCGGAGTCGCGCACGCTGAACGTCACGCGTCCCGGCTCCGGAGCGGCGACGGTGAGGGCCACCTCGCCGGCCTCCGTGAACTTGAAGGCGTTGGCGAGCAGGTTCTTGAGCACCTGTCCCAGCCGCTGCGGATCCGTCTCCAGCGTGGCAGGCACGTCCGGCGCGAGGGTGGTGGTGAAGCGCAGGCCCTTCTGCCCGGCCACGGGCTGGAAGGTGCGCTCCAGGTTCTCCACGAAGCGCTGGAGGCCGACGGACTCCCACTGCACCTCCATCTTGCCTGCTTCGATGCGCGACAGGTCCAGGATGTCGTTGATGAGGGCCAGCAGGTCGTTGCCCGCGGCGCCGATGGTCTGCGCGAACTTCACCTGTTCAGCGGTGAGGTTGCCCTCCTTGTTGTCCGCCAGCAGCTTCGCGAGGATGAGCGAGCTGTTGAGCGGCGTGCGCAGCTCGTGGCTCATGTTGGCCAGGAACTCGCTCTTGTAGCGGCTGGTGCGCTCCAGCTCCGTGGCCTTCTCCGTGAGGGTGGCCTGTGCCAGGACCAGGCTGTCGCGCTGGTTCTCCAGCAGGCGCGCCTGTTGCTCGAGCTGCGCGTTGGTCTGCTCCAGCTCCGCCTGCTGGGTCATCAGCCGCGACTGGGACTCCTTGAGGATGCGGCTCTGCTCTTCAATCTCCTCGTTGGAGACGCGCAGCTCCTCCTGCTGGGCCTGGAGCTCCTCGGCCTGTCGCTGCGTCTCCGCCAGGAGCTGTTCCAGGCGCGTGCGGTCGTGCGAGGCGCGCACCGCGACGCCAATGGCCTCCGACACCCGCTGGAGCAGCTCCCGGTCCGACGGGTGCACCGGGTGCAGGAAGCCCAGCTCCACCACGGCGTTGACCTGTCCGTCCACCTGGGAGGGCGCGATGAGCACGTGGCGGGGGCGGCCCCGGGCCAGGCCGGAGGCGATGGGCAGGTAGCCTTCCGGCACGTCGCGCAGGTGGAAGGCGCGGCCGTCCTTGAGGGCCTGTCCGGCCAGGCCTTCGCCGGGGGCCAGGTGCTCGCTGCGCGCGTCCAGCTCCGGAGGCAGGGCGTGGCCCGCGACGCGGCGGAAGCGGTTCGTCGTGTCCGCGAGGTAGAGCGCCCCCACCTGGGCGTCCAGCGTGTCGGCGAGGACGCGCAGGATGTTCTCGCCCAGCCGGTCCAGCCGCTGTTCGCCCTGCATGCGGAGGGAGAGCGCGGCCTGGCCGGCCTGGAGCCAGGATTCGATGGCGCGGGCGCGGAAGTCGCGCGCGGCGGTGTACGCCGCGACGCCGAGCAGCACGAACAGCAGCCCGGAGCCGATCAGCGTGACGGCGAGGGACAGGTTCGCGGACGACTGGAACTCCGCGTAGCGCCGGGTGAGCAGCGTGCGCTCCTCCAGCTTCATCTCGTCCACGGTGTCGCGGATGGTGCGCATGGCGTCCAGGCCGCGGTCCTCCTTCACCACGGCGATGGCCTGCCGGCCTTCCCCCCGCAGCTGCAGGTCCACGGTCTCCTGCAGCTCCGCCAGCTTCTCCGTGATGGCGCCCTCCAGCCGGTCCACCCGCTGCCGCTGCACCGCGCTGTCGGCGACGAGCGCGCGAAGCTCCGCGAGCTGCGTGGGCAGCGTCCTCTTCGCGACGGTGTAGGGGCTGAGGTAGCTCTCTCCGCCCGTCAGCAGGAAGCCGCGCTGGCCCGTCTCCGCGTCCTTCACGGTGGACAGCAGCTCCTCCAGCTTCGCCATGACGGAGAAGGTGTGCGTCACCAGCTCCCCCGTGGACGCGCGCGTCTGGAGCGTGCGGTAGGAGAGCAGGGCGATGGCGAGCACGGCCAGCGCCGCCAGCGCGAAGCCCGTGAACGTGGAAGGGGGCAGCGCGGGCCCGAAGCGTTCGACGCGCGGGCTGTCCTTCACCGGGGGCGGGCTCATGGGCACCGCCCCGGGGAGCGCGGGGGAAGGTCAGTCAGGATGAAGCGCACGGAAGGACCCGTCCGACGAAGGTGAACGGGTTCCGTACCATGGCGGCCGGGTGCGTCTGGGAACCGTGACCGCCCGAGTGTCGGCTTGTGCGCGGCCGGAAGCGCGAGTGGCTAGAAGGCCCCGGACAGGCCCACCATCTGGCTGCCCACCATCGGGTTGAGCGACACGGAAGACGCCCGGGTGGCGGCCGGATGAACGTCGTCGTCCACGCGCCCGTGCAGGAGCAGGGGCACGGCGAGGCCGAACGCGGTGCCCAGCACGGCGCCGGTGAGCACGTCGGAGAGGTAGTGCTTGTCCGCGCCCATGCGCAGCAGGCCTACGCCAGCGGCGAGCGGCAGGCCCACCCCCCAGATGAGCCCCTGGTGCTTGTAGCCGCGCAGGGAGGCCACGGTGCCGGCGGACACGGCCAGGGAGAAGGCCAGGTTGGTGTGGCCGCTGTAGAAGGACAGGTTGTTGTCGGTGGGGTGCGCGGTGAGGCCCTTGGCTTCGTCCGAGAGGACGTGGACGAAGGGGCGCTCGCGGCCCACGGCGAACTTCACCGCCTGGTTGGCGACGGACGCGAAGACGGCGCTCTGCACCATGATGGTGGCGTCCTGGGCGAAGTACTCGCGGGACGCGCCGCTGCTGTGACCCACGGCGTACTGGGTACCCAGCAGGGCCAGCGGCAGGCCCGCGAACCCCAGGACGTTGCTCCAGGTGTCCGCGCGCCTGCGGGACGCTTCCGTTTCGCCCGCGATGCCTCGGCCCCAGCGGTCCAGGCGGTTGAGCCGGTCGGTGCCGTCCGGAGCGCGGTCGCACCAGCGGCACTGCGCCGGGGCCAGGTTGTCCTTGAACACCGACTCGCTGGAGATCCACAGCACGCCCGCGGTGCCGGTGAGGATGCCGTCGCGGGTCCAGTTGAAGCGCAGCGCGCGCGGAGCATCCGAGGAGGTGTCCTGCGCGGCGGCGGGGGACAGCGGCGCCAGCAGGAGCAGGCAGAAGGTGACGAGGGTCCGGTAGGAGGCAAGCATGGGGCGGCGGAGCATAAGGGCGCTCCGCCCCTTCACGGCAATCCAGGCCGCGTGGGGTTCAGCGAGCCCCGGCCTCGTCCTCCTCGACGAGCCGCGCCAGGAAGTCGCCCAGGGCCTTGACCTTGGGTGGGGTGCGCCGGGCCTGGGGCCACACCAGCCACAGCGCGCCGCGCTCCAGGGAGTGTTCACGGAGGAAGGGGCGCAGAGTGCCGGCCTCCAGCTCCGGGCGGATCATCAGCTCCACGAACTGGGCGATGCCGAAGCCCGCCCGGGCCGCGTGGGTGACGGCCTCGCTGTTGTTGAAGACGAAGGTCTCCGGGATGCGAGGCGCGGGGGCGCCCGCGGGCTGGCGCAGGGCCCACGACTCCACGCGGCCGGTGGACACGAAGCGGTAGCGGATGCAGTCGTGTTCCTGGAGCGCGTCGAGCGAGCGCGGCGTGCCGTGCGCCTGGAGGTAGGCGGGGGAGGCGCAGAGGATGAAGCGCTTGGGGCCCAGGCGGCGGCGCATGAGGCGCGAGTCGGTGAGCTCGCCGCAGCGCACGGCCGCGTCCAGTCCGTCTCCGACGATGTCGGCCAGGTGGTCGTTGACGTCCAGGTCCAGCTCCAGGTGCGGGTACTCGCGGCGGAAGCGCTGGAGGTTGGGGATGATGAGCCGCAGGGCGAGCATCTCCGGGACGGAGACGCGCACACGGCCGCGAGGCGTGCGCACGGCATGCGCGAGCTCCGACTCGGCGTCGCGCAGTTCGGTGAGGGCGCGCACGCAGCGCTCGTGGAAGCGGGCGCCCTGTTCGGTGAGGTGCATGCGCCGCGTGGTGCGCTGGACGAGGCGGGTGCCCAGGCGTTCCTCCAGGCGGGCCACGCTCTTGCTGGCGGCGGAAGGCGTGATGCCCAGCGCGCGGGCCGCGGAGGCGAAGCTGCCGGTCTCCGCGACGCGAGCGAAGACGCCGATGGCGGACAGGCTCTCCATGCGTTCCTCCAGGGCTCCATGATTCAGGACACGGGTGTCCCGGGTGAAATGGCAGGCAGCGTCATTTCGCGCACGTCTTTTCCACCGCATGAATGCTGGCGAAAGGAAGCACACGCCATGTCCAAGCCCTGTAATGCACAATCATCCGCCGGAGACACGGGAAGCCCGTCCGCGGTTTCGCGTCGAGGAGTCCTGACCGCGGGCGCCGCGCTGATGCTCACGGGATGCACGCCCCCGTCCGCTACTGGCTCACGCGCGTCTTCGGACGAAGTGAACAAGCTGGGGCCAGCGGCCTTCACGCAGCACCGGTTCACCTCCGCGGACGGGACCTCGTTGTCCTACTTCCGGCAGGGCCAGGGACCCGCGCTCGTCTGGGTCCACGGCACGCTGAGCACCTGGGACGACTGGAGGGACGTCGCATCGCGGCTGTCCCCACGCTTCACGAACTTCGTGCTGGAGCGGCGTGGGCGAGGCGCCAGCGCGGACGGGACGGCGTATGCATTGGAGCGCGAAGTGGAGGACGTGCTCGCGCTGATGCAGGAGGCCGGGCCGGGAGCCTCGCTGTTCGGCCACTCGCTGGGCGCAATCCTCGCGCTGGAGGCGGCGACACGAAGGCCTCCGGCGAGGCTGGTGCTCTATGAGCCCCCGTTCCCCGTCTCCCAGCGCATCGCGCGCGAATCCGTGGACCTCGTCCGGACGACCTGGAAGCGCGAGGGACCGGACGCGGCGCTCGTGGCCGCGCAGCACCACATCTTCCGGATGCTCAAGCCGGAGCAACTCGAAGCCTTCCGTCAGACGCCCCAGTGGGCGAAGCAGCTCGGCATGATGGAGACCTTCCTGCGGGAAGTCAGCGCGGTGGCGGACCTCCCATTGGGCGTGGATCGTTTCAGCGCGGTGGACACCAAGACCCTCGTGCTCCTGGGAAGCCAGAGCCCCCACGTGCTCCTCGTGGAGCCAGCCCACGCACTCGCGAAGACGCTCCCGCAAGTCTCCCTGCGCGTGCTGCCGGGCCAGGGACACGTGGCCCACGTCACCGCCCCCGCGCTGCTCGCAAGCGAGGTGGAGACCTTCCTCACCGCGCGCTGATCCGACCGCAAAGCGGTCCACCGCCCCTTCAGGTGCTGATCGGACAGGTTCTCGCGACGCCGCCGTCGCCGAAGCTCACGGCCGCCGCGGATGCCTGCCTCAATGGTCCCAAACCTGTCCGACAGTCGGACAGGTTTCCTCGGCTCACCATCGCGGAGGCACCTGGCCCAGGCGGGTACCGGCTTCGGTTCTTCCAAACTGGTCCGACAGTCGGACCAGTTTCCTTGGCTCGCCGCCGCGGAGGCACCTGGCCAAGCGGGGACCAGCCCAGGTCGTTCAGTCAGTCGGGCTCTCGGACCGGTCTGACGGCTTCGCTGTCGCGGAGGATCTCAGCCACGACGGGTAAACCTCTCCGGTGGTCCAAACCTGTCCGACGGTCAGACTGGTTTTCGGGCGTCCGCCGTTGCCGAAGCTCCCGGCCCCGGTGGGCACTGGCCTGGGGGTTCCACGCCCGGTCCGACTGTCGGACAGGTTTCCTCGGCTCACCATTGCGGCGGCTCCTGGCTCATGTGGGTGCCGGCCTCGGTCCTTCCAAACTGGTCCGACAGTCGGACCAGTTTCCTTGGCTCGCCTCCGACGAGGCTGCATGTGCCTGCCCCCGTCCTTCCAAACTGGTCCGACAGTCGGACCAGTTCGTGGGGTGCGCCGCCCATGAGGGCTCACAGGGGCAGTCCTCTTTTCCCAGCCGGCAGCACGCAGGTCCCAAGACTCGGGAGTCCTCGGGCTGAACAGCGCTGTCCAGGTCGGGAGGAAGGCCTGTGTCCTCGGACTTCCCGGGTTCCGAGGGCAGCAGGCGGGCGGACTACGGGCCAGGGTGTGGGAATGCCCTCAAAGGAGCATGAAAACGGCGCCCCTGGCCGTTCTAGAGTCCTCGCCCCGCATGTCCCGCCCTGGCCGCACACTCCACGTCTTCCCCGATGCCGCGCGCCGCCAGGCTGCCCTGCGGGCGGAGCGGCGTGCGCGGGGCATCGCCGTGGGGACCCACCTGCTCACGTGGGACGACTTCGTCCACGCCCTGGGTGGGGCTCGCGAGCTCAACCGGCGGCCCTGTCCCGCGATGACGGCCCGGGCCGTGGTGGCGGGCCTGGGCACCACGCTGGGCCCCACGCCGTTCGGCGACTACGTGCGCGAGCCCGCCTTCGCCCGCGCCGCCGCGGACGTGCTGCTGGACCTCAAGGCCGGGCGCCTCTCCCCGCGCGAACTCCAGGACGCCGCCGAGGTCCTGCCGCCAGAGCGCCGCACCCGCGCACGCGTCCTCGCGCGGCTCTATCACCTGTACGAACAGCGCCTCGCGGAGCTGGGGCTCGCGGACCGCGAGGACGTGCTCCGGGGCGCGCGTGAGGCGCTCGACCGGGGTGCGTGGCCCACGGGCTGGGACGGCGTCACGGGGCTCGTGCTCCATGGCGTCTACGACGTGCGCCCGTCGAAGCTGGAGCTGCTGATGGGCCTCGCCGCGGCGTGCGAGGCGCGCCGTGTGTCGCTGCGCGTGGAGACGCCCGTGGGCGGCTCTCCCGTGGCGGACGCGGCGCTCGCGGCGCTGTTCCGCGCGTTCGAGAACCGGGGCGAGACGATGCCCCACGTCGACCTCTTCAAGGCGGACGTCACCTTCGAGGGCCGGCCCTTCACGGACCTGGGACGGCACCTGTTCTCACCCCGCGCCGCGCGAGACGTGCTCAAGGGCGCGGTGGACGGGCTGTCCGTGTGGAACGCGACGTCCGCTCGCGAGGAGGCCCGCGTGGTGGCCCGCGACGTGCGGCGGCTCATCGACTCGGGCAGCGCGCCGGGCGACATCGCCATCGCGTACCGCGACCTGGGGCCGGAATCGGGCTGGCTCGCGGAGGCCCTGGGCGACCTGGGCGTGCCGGTGCGCCTGCCCTGGGGAGAGCCGCTCGCGCTCGCGGGGCCGGTGCGGCTGGCGCTGGAGCTGCCGGTGCTGACGGAGGACGGCTTCCCGGCGGAGCGCGTGGCGGAGCTCGTCTCCAGCCGCTACGTGCCGTCACTGTCGCGCGGAGGCCCGGATGCGCCCGCGACCCTCTTCGCGCTCGCCGCCGCGCGGGACGACCGCCTGGGCGCCACGCGAGGGAAGGGCGCCTACGACGTGCGTCTGGACGGGCTCGCGCGCCGGATGGCCGCGCAGGGCGGCAAGCGCAAGGAGGACGCGGTCAAGGTGATGGCCGTGCGCGCGCTGCGCGACCGCGTGATGCGGCTCATCGACGAGTGCCGCCACATCCCCCAGGAGGCCCCCGCCGCGGAGTCGGTCTCCGCGTGGTGGAAGGTGGTGGAGCGGCTGGGCCTGCTCGACTCCGCGGGGCCCATGGAGGCGAAGGAGGCCGGCGCACTGGGCGCGCGCATCGAGGACGCGCGGGCCCGGGACGACGCGGCGCTCGCGGCCTTCCGCCAGCGGATGGAAGCGCTGCTGCGCTCGCTGCGAGCCGTGGGTGGAGGCCCGCGCATCACCCGGCGCGTGCTGGGCCGGTGGCTCGCGGACGCGCTGCGCGACGTGCACCTGCCCGCGCGAGGCCCCTCCACGGGCGCGGTGGAGGTGCTGGACCTGGCCGAGGTTCCGGGCCGCACCTTCCGCCACCTCTTCGTCGCCGGGCTCACCGAAGGCCGGCTCCCCGGACGGGATCCGCCGTCGCCGCTGCTGGGGGACGCGGAGCGCGTGGCGCTCAACCAGCACCTGACCCGCGACGTCTTCCGCCTCACCGGCGGCGAGTTCGACGACCGTGCACCCTGGCGCCTCACCGAGGACCGGCTGCTCTTCGCCAGCGCGCTCGCGGCGGCGGAGGGCACGTTGAGCCTGTCGTTCGCGGTGAAGGCCTCGGGTGGACAGGAGCAGGTGCCGTCCGCGTTCCTCGAGGAGGTGCGCAGGCTCACCGGCCACAAGTGGGCCACGCGCACGCTGCCCCCCGTGCTGCCGCTGGACGAGGTGCTCACGCCGTCGGAGCTGCGGCGCACCGTGGCGCTGGAGGCGCTGGCGGGCCTGTCGTTCCCCACCTTGCGCGTCACGGAGCCCGACCCCGCGGGAGCGCTGCTCAAGGACCGCTTCGGCACGGACGACTGGTTCCGCACCGCGCGCGAGCTGGCCCACATGGAGGCCGCGCGCCTGCGCTTCTTCGGCCGCGAGGACGAACTGCCCGGCGAGTTCACCGGCGGCGTGCAGGGTCCCCTGTTGGAGCAGAAGCTGCGCGAGACGTTCCACTTCGGCCTGGAGCGCCCGCTGTCCGCGAGCGCCCTGTCGAAGTTCGGCAACTGCGGCTTCCAGGGCTTCATCGCGTACGGCCTCAAGGTGGCCGAGCCCGTGGTGGCCAGCGAGGAGTTCGACGCCCGCGGACGCGGCACCTTCTGGCACCGCGTGATGGAGGAGGTCTTCCAGACGCTCAAGGAGAAGAAGCTCCTGGGGCAGGCGCCGGAGGACATCCCCGACGACGTGTTGGAGAAGGCGGTCAAGAAGGCCAGCCGCCACTTCGCGGAGCTCAACCACGTGGGCCACCACGAGCTGTGGAAGCTCGCGGGCGAGAAGGCCCACGCGATGGTCCGGCGCATCCTCACGGATCAGCGGCGCGGCCTGCCCTTCGACCCGCTGGTGCCCGAGGGCTTCGAGCTGCGCTTCGGCCCGGCCGCGGAGGACAAGCGCTGGGCCGACGTGAAGCTGATGGTGGCGGATGACGCCATCGTCTTCGAGGGGCAGATCGACCGGCTGGACACGGCCGGCACGGAAGTGGGCGTCATCGACTACAAGACGGGCCGCCTGGACAAGCGCACGCTGAAGGAGAACCTGCTGCGCTCGGACTTCCAGCTCCCGCTGTACCTCTACGCCGCGCGCGTGGCCGGCCACGTGGGCGCGAAGAACGCGGCGTGGTTCTCGCTGCGCACGGGCGACGCCATCCACCTGTCCTCCGTGCTGCCGGCCGCGGAGCTGGAGGACCTGCTGTCCACCGACCCGGAGGTGCGCCAGCGCGTGGCGGAGTCCGCCGGGCTCAACCTGCCCAACGCGGTGGAGGACCTGGTGCGGCGCCTGCGCAAGGGCGACTT
This window encodes:
- a CDS encoding response regulator; protein product: MSPPPVKDSPRVERFGPALPPSTFTGFALAALAVLAIALLSYRTLQTRASTGELVTHTFSVMAKLEELLSTVKDAETGQRGFLLTGGESYLSPYTVAKRTLPTQLAELRALVADSAVQRQRVDRLEGAITEKLAELQETVDLQLRGEGRQAIAVVKEDRGLDAMRTIRDTVDEMKLEERTLLTRRYAEFQSSANLSLAVTLIGSGLLFVLLGVAAYTAARDFRARAIESWLQAGQAALSLRMQGEQRLDRLGENILRVLADTLDAQVGALYLADTTNRFRRVAGHALPPELDARSEHLAPGEGLAGQALKDGRAFHLRDVPEGYLPIASGLARGRPRHVLIAPSQVDGQVNAVVELGFLHPVHPSDRELLQRVSEAIGVAVRASHDRTRLEQLLAETQRQAEELQAQQEELRVSNEEIEEQSRILKESQSRLMTQQAELEQTNAQLEQQARLLENQRDSLVLAQATLTEKATELERTSRYKSEFLANMSHELRTPLNSSLILAKLLADNKEGNLTAEQVKFAQTIGAAGNDLLALINDILDLSRIEAGKMEVQWESVGLQRFVENLERTFQPVAGQKGLRFTTTLAPDVPATLETDPQRLGQVLKNLLANAFKFTEAGEVALTVAAPEPGRVTFSVRDSGIGIPRELQGLIFEAFRQADGSTHRKYGGTGLGLSISRDLARLLGGDVTVSSAPGEGSTFTVTLPLRPGTPLPVVREAPPAPAAVRPVAPRAETRPEPLASPPALEDDRERITPSSRVLLVVEDDARFALVLRDQARELGFLCVMASTATDGLAAALRHTPHAIILDMNLPDHSGFTVLDQLKRDPRTRHIPVHVLSASDRTREALELGAVGFALKPVQREQLLDVFRTLETKSTPGPRRVLVLEDDPRQRESLQKLLETEGVQVEALSTAHAALQRLREQTFDCIVMDLQLPDLSGHDFLERMAAEEAVSFPPVIVYTGHTLSRDEEQRLRRFSRSIIIKGVRSPERLLDEVTLFLHQVESHLPPEHQRMLQAARDRESTLEGRRILVVEDDVRNIFALSSVLEPRGAKVEIARNGKEALALLTKSLAQPQLAVDLVLMDVMMPEMDGITATREIRKQDAWRKLPIIALTAKAMRDDQEKCLQAGANDYIAKPLDVEKLLSLLRVWMPKG
- a CDS encoding phosphatase PAP2 family protein, which codes for MLASYRTLVTFCLLLLAPLSPAAAQDTSSDAPRALRFNWTRDGILTGTAGVLWISSESVFKDNLAPAQCRWCDRAPDGTDRLNRLDRWGRGIAGETEASRRRADTWSNVLGFAGLPLALLGTQYAVGHSSGASREYFAQDATIMVQSAVFASVANQAVKFAVGRERPFVHVLSDEAKGLTAHPTDNNLSFYSGHTNLAFSLAVSAGTVASLRGYKHQGLIWGVGLPLAAGVGLLRMGADKHYLSDVLTGAVLGTAFGLAVPLLLHGRVDDDVHPAATRASSVSLNPMVGSQMVGLSGAF
- a CDS encoding LysR family transcriptional regulator, with the translated sequence MESLSAIGVFARVAETGSFASAARALGITPSAASKSVARLEERLGTRLVQRTTRRMHLTEQGARFHERCVRALTELRDAESELAHAVRTPRGRVRVSVPEMLALRLIIPNLQRFRREYPHLELDLDVNDHLADIVGDGLDAAVRCGELTDSRLMRRRLGPKRFILCASPAYLQAHGTPRSLDALQEHDCIRYRFVSTGRVESWALRQPAGAPAPRIPETFVFNNSEAVTHAARAGFGIAQFVELMIRPELEAGTLRPFLREHSLERGALWLVWPQARRTPPKVKALGDFLARLVEEDEAGAR
- a CDS encoding alpha/beta fold hydrolase, with amino-acid sequence MLTGCTPPSATGSRASSDEVNKLGPAAFTQHRFTSADGTSLSYFRQGQGPALVWVHGTLSTWDDWRDVASRLSPRFTNFVLERRGRGASADGTAYALEREVEDVLALMQEAGPGASLFGHSLGAILALEAATRRPPARLVLYEPPFPVSQRIARESVDLVRTTWKREGPDAALVAAQHHIFRMLKPEQLEAFRQTPQWAKQLGMMETFLREVSAVADLPLGVDRFSAVDTKTLVLLGSQSPHVLLVEPAHALAKTLPQVSLRVLPGQGHVAHVTAPALLASEVETFLTAR